Proteins from a genomic interval of Gemmatimonadota bacterium:
- a CDS encoding sialidase family protein, protein MEICAGTSEGVFIVAEGAAKQVLQSRDVRELVRIDGSCFAGTDDGLYVSNDSGRTWAPSGLQGREVWQVRSDGRGTLYAGTAPTGLFRSDDHGATWTEVVGLAQLADAGGWQIPMNPPVAARARALVVDGTRILAGVEVGGLALSEDSGETWSVVLPGDNPDLHMLFAHPAEPDTLYASTGYGRLDGVAEMVEGNAGVFRSDDGGRTWTYAWKGITPRYSRPMCIDHRAPYGLTVASAPSAFSNCREEHGAQAMLFRSEDGGESWRSLCDEAHSPSAANFHGLTVDPKARGGVLVGTDTGEVWRVSDRAGWELCGEGMPTVLSLAAAA, encoded by the coding sequence ATGGAAATTTGCGCAGGGACCAGCGAAGGCGTCTTTATCGTGGCGGAGGGGGCTGCCAAGCAGGTTCTTCAAAGCCGCGACGTCCGCGAACTCGTTCGTATCGACGGATCATGCTTTGCCGGCACGGACGACGGCCTGTACGTGTCGAATGACTCGGGCCGGACGTGGGCACCGTCGGGTCTCCAGGGCAGGGAAGTGTGGCAGGTCCGCTCCGACGGTCGCGGGACACTCTACGCGGGGACGGCGCCCACGGGGCTGTTCCGGAGCGACGATCATGGGGCCACCTGGACGGAGGTCGTGGGCCTCGCGCAGTTGGCAGATGCCGGAGGATGGCAGATTCCCATGAATCCGCCGGTCGCGGCACGAGCGCGCGCTCTGGTCGTTGACGGTACGCGCATTCTGGCCGGCGTCGAAGTGGGCGGCCTGGCCCTGTCCGAGGATTCCGGCGAGACCTGGTCCGTAGTCCTGCCCGGCGACAACCCGGACCTGCACATGCTGTTCGCGCACCCGGCGGAGCCAGACACCCTGTACGCGTCCACCGGGTACGGACGCTTGGACGGGGTAGCGGAGATGGTGGAAGGCAACGCCGGGGTATTTCGATCCGACGATGGCGGCCGCACATGGACGTACGCGTGGAAGGGCATTACGCCGCGCTACTCCCGGCCGATGTGCATCGATCATCGCGCGCCGTACGGGCTGACCGTCGCAAGCGCGCCCTCAGCATTTTCGAACTGTCGCGAGGAGCACGGCGCGCAGGCAATGCTGTTCCGGTCCGAGGACGGCGGCGAGTCGTGGCGCTCGCTGTGCGACGAGGCCCATTCCCCGAGTGCCGCCAACTTCCATGGTTTGACGGTGGACCCGAAGGCGCGGGGCGGCGTGCTGGTCGGCACGGATACCGGGGAGGTATGGCGCGTCAGCGACAGGGCCGGGTGGGAACTGTGCGGCGAGGGTATGCCGACCGTACTTTCCCTTGCGGCGGCGGCCTGA
- a CDS encoding NAD-binding protein gives MVKAPAIARRKGSAPETFLEAVGRSSGDSFTLCYRGMKAMLPDYYPESVFPVTYAMKDLDYALELAAEVGIDAAGADLVKALFNEAIEGGLGARYHPIIATLIGRVQFTRPGQGVPGVRFPAHSSQLGETSFFTLQLGDLLSSPIPRSEHMSPAVRRRYPESSLRP, from the coding sequence CTGGTCAAGGCGCCTGCGATTGCGCGCCGCAAGGGCAGCGCGCCCGAGACCTTTCTGGAGGCGGTGGGCCGGAGTTCGGGCGACAGCTTCACGCTCTGCTACCGCGGCATGAAGGCGATGCTCCCGGATTACTATCCGGAGAGCGTGTTCCCCGTGACCTACGCGATGAAGGACCTCGACTATGCGCTTGAGCTTGCGGCGGAGGTCGGGATCGACGCCGCGGGCGCAGATCTGGTGAAGGCGCTGTTCAACGAAGCCATCGAGGGCGGGCTCGGTGCGCGCTACCACCCGATTATCGCAACCCTGATCGGTCGCGTGCAGTTCACCCGACCGGGGCAGGGAGTACCCGGGGTTCGGTTCCCCGCACACTCCTCACAACTGGGCGAGACGAGCTTCTTCACCCTGCAGCTCGGCGACTTGCTCTCTAGCCCCATCCCTCGCAGCGAGCACATGTCGCCAGCGGTCCGGCGGCGGTATCCGGAATCTTCCTTGAGACCGTAA